A genomic window from Cyprinus carpio isolate SPL01 chromosome A2, ASM1834038v1, whole genome shotgun sequence includes:
- the LOC109111904 gene encoding elongation factor 1-delta-like isoform X1 has translation MENQRGSRAKEESKHEQTRNLPNSNDGKRKHTRLSRSENQGSEEKGLLCHDRTSQGIRGEKVWFNRSVYEQADGAYQTLLSAGTGTPPVSSSPKDRIPRTLVFRAKRNGAQQLQEEENQTYTRSYASRQQQRGSTHQRSSSEPDRQLPKSSRKRVFSETERAPQKRENITMSGLQGLAQENIWFDKSRYDEAERRFYEGMNGIPQTPQERDASAILQDIAKARQNIQQSLAGAKTALQGSKGHTRTQKPRERKSSQNASKSEDQSELVSRLKSLELDNKNLHKVVDDLRAVLSKLESRMAVLEKSQAPASKTVTVTKAAPVQKPKVEEHNGADDDDDDIDLFGSDEEDEEAERIKAERVKEYAQRKSKKPALIAKSSILLDVKPWDDETDMSKLEECVRSVQMDGLLWGASKLVPVGYGIKKLQINCVVEDDKVGTDILEEEITKFEDYVQSVDIAAFNKI, from the exons ATGGAGAACCAGCGGGGGTCTCGAGCCAAAGAAGAAAGTAAACACGAACAGACAAGGAATCTGCCGAATTCAAATGACGGAAAGAGGAAACACACTCGTTTGTCTCGGTCTGAAAATCAGGGTTCTGAAGAAAAAGGTCTTTTGTGTCATGATCGGACATCTCAGGGCATTAGAGGAGAGAAGGTTTGGTTCAACCGCAGCGTATATGAGCAAGCCGACGGCGCTTATCAAACCTTGTTGAGCGCAGGGACCGGGACACCTCCGGTTTCATCTTCCCCAAAAGATCGAATTCCCCGCACCCTGGTCTTCAGGGCTAAACGCAATGGTGCGCAACAACTGCAAGAGGAGGAGAACCAAACGTACACCCGTTCTTATGCGTCACGTCAACAGCAGCGGGGTTCAACCCACCAGCGCTCCTCGTCTGAACCTGATCGGCAGCTCCCAAAAAGTAGCAGGAAGAGGGTCTTCTCTGAGACCGAACGCGCCCCTCAAAAAAGGGAAAA CATCACAATGAGTGGACTTCAAGGACTCGCCCAGGAGAACATCTGGTTTGACAAGTCCAGATACGACGAGGCTGAGAGACGCTTCTACGAGGGCATGAACGGCATCCCTCAGACACCTCAG GAGAGAGATGCTAGTGCCATCCTGCAGGACATTGCTAAAGCCCGACAGAATATCCAGCAATCCCTAGCCGGA GCGAAGACCGCTCTACAGGGTAGTAAAGGGCACACTCGCACTCAAAAACCACGGGAGAGGAAGAGC AGTCAGAATGCCAGCAAGTCTGAGGATCAGAGTGAGCTGGTCTCTCGTCTGAAGAGTCTGGAACTGGACAACAAGAATCTGCACAAAG TGGTGGATGATCTGAGGGCAGTGCTGTCCAAACTGGAGTCCAGAATGGCTGTGCTGGAGAAGAGCCAAGCGCCGGCTTCAAAGACTGTTACTGTCACCAAG GCTGCTCCTGTCCAGAAGCCCAAGGTTGAGGAACATAATGGTGCAGATGATGACGATGACGACATTGACCTCTTTGGCAgtgatgaggaagatgaggaagcGGAGCGTATCAAAGCAGAGAGGGTGAAGGAATACGCCCAGAGGAAATCCAAAAAACCAGCCCTCATCGCCAAATCCTCCATCCTGCTGGACGTCAAACCT TGGGACGACGAGACTGATATGTCCAAGCTGGAAGAGTGTGTGCGCTCTGTACAGATGGACGGCCTCCTGTGGGGAGCTTCTAAACTGGTTCCTGTCGGCTACGGCATCAAAAAGCTGCAGATCAACTGTGTCGTAGAAGACGATAAAGTGGGAACAGACATTCTGGAAGAGGAGATCACCAAATTTGAGGACTAC GTCCAGAGTGTTGACATTGCTGCCTTCAACAAGATCTGA
- the LOC109111904 gene encoding elongation factor 1-delta-like isoform X2, translating to MENQRGSRAKEESKHEQTRNLPNSNDGKRKHTRLSRSENQGSEEKGLLCHDRTSQGIRGEKVWFNRSVYEQADGAYQTLLSAGTGTPPVSSSPKDRIPRTLVFRAKRNGAQQLQEEENQTYTRSYASRQQQRGSTHQRSSSEPDRQLPKSSRKRVFSETERAPQKRENITMSGLQGLAQENIWFDKSRYDEAERRFYEGMNGIPQTPQAKTALQGSKGHTRTQKPRERKSSQNASKSEDQSELVSRLKSLELDNKNLHKVVDDLRAVLSKLESRMAVLEKSQAPASKTVTVTKAAPVQKPKVEEHNGADDDDDDIDLFGSDEEDEEAERIKAERVKEYAQRKSKKPALIAKSSILLDVKPWDDETDMSKLEECVRSVQMDGLLWGASKLVPVGYGIKKLQINCVVEDDKVGTDILEEEITKFEDYVQSVDIAAFNKI from the exons ATGGAGAACCAGCGGGGGTCTCGAGCCAAAGAAGAAAGTAAACACGAACAGACAAGGAATCTGCCGAATTCAAATGACGGAAAGAGGAAACACACTCGTTTGTCTCGGTCTGAAAATCAGGGTTCTGAAGAAAAAGGTCTTTTGTGTCATGATCGGACATCTCAGGGCATTAGAGGAGAGAAGGTTTGGTTCAACCGCAGCGTATATGAGCAAGCCGACGGCGCTTATCAAACCTTGTTGAGCGCAGGGACCGGGACACCTCCGGTTTCATCTTCCCCAAAAGATCGAATTCCCCGCACCCTGGTCTTCAGGGCTAAACGCAATGGTGCGCAACAACTGCAAGAGGAGGAGAACCAAACGTACACCCGTTCTTATGCGTCACGTCAACAGCAGCGGGGTTCAACCCACCAGCGCTCCTCGTCTGAACCTGATCGGCAGCTCCCAAAAAGTAGCAGGAAGAGGGTCTTCTCTGAGACCGAACGCGCCCCTCAAAAAAGGGAAAA CATCACAATGAGTGGACTTCAAGGACTCGCCCAGGAGAACATCTGGTTTGACAAGTCCAGATACGACGAGGCTGAGAGACGCTTCTACGAGGGCATGAACGGCATCCCTCAGACACCTCAG GCGAAGACCGCTCTACAGGGTAGTAAAGGGCACACTCGCACTCAAAAACCACGGGAGAGGAAGAGC AGTCAGAATGCCAGCAAGTCTGAGGATCAGAGTGAGCTGGTCTCTCGTCTGAAGAGTCTGGAACTGGACAACAAGAATCTGCACAAAG TGGTGGATGATCTGAGGGCAGTGCTGTCCAAACTGGAGTCCAGAATGGCTGTGCTGGAGAAGAGCCAAGCGCCGGCTTCAAAGACTGTTACTGTCACCAAG GCTGCTCCTGTCCAGAAGCCCAAGGTTGAGGAACATAATGGTGCAGATGATGACGATGACGACATTGACCTCTTTGGCAgtgatgaggaagatgaggaagcGGAGCGTATCAAAGCAGAGAGGGTGAAGGAATACGCCCAGAGGAAATCCAAAAAACCAGCCCTCATCGCCAAATCCTCCATCCTGCTGGACGTCAAACCT TGGGACGACGAGACTGATATGTCCAAGCTGGAAGAGTGTGTGCGCTCTGTACAGATGGACGGCCTCCTGTGGGGAGCTTCTAAACTGGTTCCTGTCGGCTACGGCATCAAAAAGCTGCAGATCAACTGTGTCGTAGAAGACGATAAAGTGGGAACAGACATTCTGGAAGAGGAGATCACCAAATTTGAGGACTAC GTCCAGAGTGTTGACATTGCTGCCTTCAACAAGATCTGA
- the LOC109111904 gene encoding elongation factor 1-delta-like isoform X3 yields the protein MENQRGSRAKEESKHEQTRNLPNSNDGKRKHTRLSRSENQGSEEKGLLCHDRTSQGIRGEKVWFNRSVYEQADGAYQTLLSAGTGTPPVSSSPKDRIPRTLVFRAKRNGAQQLQEEENQTYTRSYASRQQQRGSTHQRSSSEPDRQLPKSSRKRVFSETERAPQKRENITMSGLQGLAQENIWFDKSRYDEAERRFYEGMNGIPQTPQSQNASKSEDQSELVSRLKSLELDNKNLHKVVDDLRAVLSKLESRMAVLEKSQAPASKTVTVTKAAPVQKPKVEEHNGADDDDDDIDLFGSDEEDEEAERIKAERVKEYAQRKSKKPALIAKSSILLDVKPWDDETDMSKLEECVRSVQMDGLLWGASKLVPVGYGIKKLQINCVVEDDKVGTDILEEEITKFEDYVQSVDIAAFNKI from the exons ATGGAGAACCAGCGGGGGTCTCGAGCCAAAGAAGAAAGTAAACACGAACAGACAAGGAATCTGCCGAATTCAAATGACGGAAAGAGGAAACACACTCGTTTGTCTCGGTCTGAAAATCAGGGTTCTGAAGAAAAAGGTCTTTTGTGTCATGATCGGACATCTCAGGGCATTAGAGGAGAGAAGGTTTGGTTCAACCGCAGCGTATATGAGCAAGCCGACGGCGCTTATCAAACCTTGTTGAGCGCAGGGACCGGGACACCTCCGGTTTCATCTTCCCCAAAAGATCGAATTCCCCGCACCCTGGTCTTCAGGGCTAAACGCAATGGTGCGCAACAACTGCAAGAGGAGGAGAACCAAACGTACACCCGTTCTTATGCGTCACGTCAACAGCAGCGGGGTTCAACCCACCAGCGCTCCTCGTCTGAACCTGATCGGCAGCTCCCAAAAAGTAGCAGGAAGAGGGTCTTCTCTGAGACCGAACGCGCCCCTCAAAAAAGGGAAAA CATCACAATGAGTGGACTTCAAGGACTCGCCCAGGAGAACATCTGGTTTGACAAGTCCAGATACGACGAGGCTGAGAGACGCTTCTACGAGGGCATGAACGGCATCCCTCAGACACCTCAG AGTCAGAATGCCAGCAAGTCTGAGGATCAGAGTGAGCTGGTCTCTCGTCTGAAGAGTCTGGAACTGGACAACAAGAATCTGCACAAAG TGGTGGATGATCTGAGGGCAGTGCTGTCCAAACTGGAGTCCAGAATGGCTGTGCTGGAGAAGAGCCAAGCGCCGGCTTCAAAGACTGTTACTGTCACCAAG GCTGCTCCTGTCCAGAAGCCCAAGGTTGAGGAACATAATGGTGCAGATGATGACGATGACGACATTGACCTCTTTGGCAgtgatgaggaagatgaggaagcGGAGCGTATCAAAGCAGAGAGGGTGAAGGAATACGCCCAGAGGAAATCCAAAAAACCAGCCCTCATCGCCAAATCCTCCATCCTGCTGGACGTCAAACCT TGGGACGACGAGACTGATATGTCCAAGCTGGAAGAGTGTGTGCGCTCTGTACAGATGGACGGCCTCCTGTGGGGAGCTTCTAAACTGGTTCCTGTCGGCTACGGCATCAAAAAGCTGCAGATCAACTGTGTCGTAGAAGACGATAAAGTGGGAACAGACATTCTGGAAGAGGAGATCACCAAATTTGAGGACTAC GTCCAGAGTGTTGACATTGCTGCCTTCAACAAGATCTGA
- the LOC109111904 gene encoding elongation factor 1-delta-like isoform X4 has translation MSGLQGLAQENIWFDKSRYDEAERRFYEGMNGIPQTPQSQNASKSEDQSELVSRLKSLELDNKNLHKVVDDLRAVLSKLESRMAVLEKSQAPASKTVTVTKAAPVQKPKVEEHNGADDDDDDIDLFGSDEEDEEAERIKAERVKEYAQRKSKKPALIAKSSILLDVKPWDDETDMSKLEECVRSVQMDGLLWGASKLVPVGYGIKKLQINCVVEDDKVGTDILEEEITKFEDYVQSVDIAAFNKI, from the exons ATGAGTGGACTTCAAGGACTCGCCCAGGAGAACATCTGGTTTGACAAGTCCAGATACGACGAGGCTGAGAGACGCTTCTACGAGGGCATGAACGGCATCCCTCAGACACCTCAG AGTCAGAATGCCAGCAAGTCTGAGGATCAGAGTGAGCTGGTCTCTCGTCTGAAGAGTCTGGAACTGGACAACAAGAATCTGCACAAAG TGGTGGATGATCTGAGGGCAGTGCTGTCCAAACTGGAGTCCAGAATGGCTGTGCTGGAGAAGAGCCAAGCGCCGGCTTCAAAGACTGTTACTGTCACCAAG GCTGCTCCTGTCCAGAAGCCCAAGGTTGAGGAACATAATGGTGCAGATGATGACGATGACGACATTGACCTCTTTGGCAgtgatgaggaagatgaggaagcGGAGCGTATCAAAGCAGAGAGGGTGAAGGAATACGCCCAGAGGAAATCCAAAAAACCAGCCCTCATCGCCAAATCCTCCATCCTGCTGGACGTCAAACCT TGGGACGACGAGACTGATATGTCCAAGCTGGAAGAGTGTGTGCGCTCTGTACAGATGGACGGCCTCCTGTGGGGAGCTTCTAAACTGGTTCCTGTCGGCTACGGCATCAAAAAGCTGCAGATCAACTGTGTCGTAGAAGACGATAAAGTGGGAACAGACATTCTGGAAGAGGAGATCACCAAATTTGAGGACTAC GTCCAGAGTGTTGACATTGCTGCCTTCAACAAGATCTGA